A segment of the Lolium perenne isolate Kyuss_39 chromosome 3, Kyuss_2.0, whole genome shotgun sequence genome:
gattctgccttttatttcgcattgcccgttttgatatgttcgatggatttttcgattccattgactttcagtagctttgtgcaatgtccagaagtgttaagaatgattatgtcacctctgaacatgtatattttgattgtgcattaaccatctaatgagttgttttgagtttggtgtggaggaagttttcaaggatcaagagagggagatgatacaacatgatcaaggagagtgaaagctctaagcttggggatgccccggtggttcacccctacatatatcaagaagactcaagcgtctaagcttggggatgcccaaggcatccccttcttcatcgacaacattatcaggttcctctagtgaaactatatttttattccgtcacatcttatgtgctttgcttggagcgtcggtttgtttttgttttttgttttgtttgaataaaatggatcctagcattctttgtgtgggagagagacacgctccgctgtagcatatggacaaatatgtccttaggctttactcataatattcatggcgaaagtttcttcttcgttaaattgttatatggttggaattggaaaatgatacatgtagtaatttgctataatgtcttggataatgtgatacttggcaattttggtgctcatgtttaagctcttgcatcatatactttgcacccattaatgaagaaatacatagagcttgctaaaatttggtttgcatatttggtctctctaaagtctagataatttctagtattgagtttgaacaacaaggaagacggtgtagagtcttataatgtttacaatatgtcttttatgtgagttttgctgcaccgcttcatccttgtgtttgtttcaaataaaccttgctagcctaaaccttgtatcgagagggaatacttctcatgcatccaaatacttgagccaaccactatgccatttgtgtccaccatatctacctactacatggtttttctccgtcattccaaagtaaattgcttgagtgctacctttaaacaattcaaaatttattacctctgatttgtgtcaatgttttatagctcatgaggaagtatgtggtgtttatctttcaatcttgttgggcaactttcaccaatggactagtggcttcatccgcttatccaataattttgcaaaaagagctggcaatgggattcccagtcccaaattaattaataaaaatagacactcctccatggtatgtgattgttggacggcacccgaaggattcggttagccatggcttgagaaagcaaaggtggggaggagtgtcatcataataaaactaaaataaaaaggcactccttcatggtatgagattgttggcaggcacccgaaggattcggttagccatggtttgtgaaagaaaggttggaaggagtgccacacaaaaataaaaataaaatgggagccgctctttgaaggtttgtctggcaagggggttagagtgcccactaccattcgttgacaacaacaaacacctctcaaaattttacttttatgctctctatatgttttcaaaaccaaagctctagcacaaatatagcaatcgatgctttcctctttgaaggaccattctttaacttttacgttgagtcagttcacctatctctatccacctcaagaagcaaacacttgtgtgaactgtgcattgattcctacatacttgcatattgcacttgttatattactctatgttgacaatatccatgagatatacatgttataagttgaaagcaaccgctgaaacttaatcttcctttgtgttgcttcaatacctctactttgaattattgctttatgagttaactcttatgcaagacttattgatgcttgccttgaagtactattcatgaaaagtctttgctatatgattcagttgtttactcatgtcatttacattgttttgatcgctgcattcactacatatgcttacaatagtatgatcaaggttatgatggcatgtcactccagaaattatctttgttatcgtttacctgcttgggacgagcagaaactaagcttggggatgctgatacgtctccgacgtatcgataatttcttatgttccatgcgacattattgatgatatctacatgttttatgcatattttatgtcatatttatgcattttctggaactaacctattaacgagatgccgaagagccagttgctgttttctgctgtttttggtttcagaaatcctaataaagaaatattctcggaattggacgaaatcaacgcctaggggcctattttcacatgaagcttccagaagaccgaagagtcaacgaagtggggccacgaggcggccaggaggtagggcggcgcggcccaggtcttggtcgCGCCAccatgtctcctgggcccctcgtgtggccccctgacctgcccttccgcctacaaatagccttcgtcgcgaaacccccagtactgatagccacgatacggaaaaccttccagagacgccgccgccgccaatcccatctcgggggattcaggagatcgcctccggcaccctgccggagaggggattcatctcccggaggactctacaccgccatggtcgcctccggagtgatgagtgagtagttcacccctggactatgggtccatagcagtggctagatggttgtcttctcctcattatgattcattgtcggatcttgtgagctgcctaacatgatcaagatcatctatctgtaatgctatatgttgtgtttgttgggatccgatgaatagagaatactatgttatgttgattatcaatttatatctatgtgttgtttatgatcttgcatgctctccgttattagtagaggctctggccaagtttttactcttaactccaagagggagtatttatgctcgatagtgggttcatgtatccgtgaatctgggggagtgacagaaacctctaaggttatggatgtactgttgccactagggattaaacattgatgctatgtccgaggatgtagttattgattacattacgcaccatacttaatgcaattgtctgttgttttcaacttaatactggaaggggttcggatggtaacctgaaggtggactttttaggcatagatgcatgctggatagcggtctatgtactttgtcgtaatgcccaattaaatctcacaatactcatcataatatgtatgtgcatggtcatgccctctctatttgtcaattgcccaactgtaatttgttcacccaacatgctatttatcttatgggagagacaccactagtgaactgtggaccccggtccaattctttatactgaaatacacccatcgcaattgttctactgttttctgcaaacaatcatcatccacactatacatctaatcctttgttacagcaagccggtgagattgacaacctcactgtttcgttggggcaaagtacttggtttgtgttgtgcaggttccacgttggcgccggaatccctggtgttgcgccgcactacatctcgccgccatcaaccttcaacgtgcttcttgactcctactggttcgataaaccttagtttctaactgagggaaacttactgctgtacgcatcacaccttccacttggggttcccaacggtcgcgtgctgtacgcgtgtcagtatTCTATCTGCCTCCTCTCCTTTTGGAATCAAGGTGATAATGCCATAGTTGATTCTGGCCAGATCAATCTTATGATCAAATAAATCATCAAACATAGCCATGATATCAAACTTAATTATTTCCCAGCACACTTGATAGAATTCAATAGGAATTCCATCAGGACCTGCAGCTTTATTTTTTTCCATTTGATCAACAACACTTTTTACTTCTTCCATTGTAAATCTCGTGTCCAGTGCTTCTCTGTCATTGTCATCCAACTTCTCATCTCTGTTCCAAACATCTTCCCTTAGTCTTACACCTCAGTCTTCAACTGGACCAAACAAATTTTTGTAGAAGTCTGTAGCATGTTGTAACAAGTCTTCATCCCCTTGAATCACAGAATCTCCAATCTCCATTTTTCAAAGAAACGATGGTAGATTTTCTCTTACAACCATTTGCTATTCTATGAAAGTAGGTTGTATTGCAATCTCCCTGCAGCAACCAATTATCTCTAGATCTCTGTCTCCAGAAGCTCTCTTCCTTGTCAAGGATACCAAGCATTTCCTCCTGCAATTCTGTCTTCTTCTGAATGTCTGCAGGGGATAGGGATTTGGTATACTGTATGATAGTTTCACGCAATTATTTCTGAGTTAATAATTGCTTTTGCCAATGTGTTTTTTTCCGATGCACAGCCCGAGCTTTTTTTAGTTAAAATAAATATTGAAGGCGCTGACTTGGGTAGTCCAGGGGCAGAATGGGAACCCAAGGAGGCGTCACTCCGCTCAGCCTCCACCACCCCGTCCGTATTTAACCACCCCGATTTCGAatttctcccctcccctccccgaaCCTTCCAGGCCTCGCTCGCCCGCTCGCCGTCCGACCGGTCCGCCGCCAAGGGAGTCGAGCTCGAGCCCTACGCCGGCGCGCACGCGCTCGCGCGAGGTAAGAGTCTGCCTGCCCTGCCTCCCCGCGGTTCGATTCGTGTGCATTttttggcggcggcggggggtgGGTTTGGTTGCTGCGGCGGGCAGGGGAAAGCCTTTTCTCCCACCGCTTCGGCGGCGGGCCGGGATGCGCCGCGCGAGCGTGTAAGGTGCCACCTCTCCGCGGTTCGGGTTCGACTCGATTCGCGCTTCAGGGAGGGTCTTGGTTGCGCTTGCGCGTGTCGATTCGGCCGCGCGCGCCGGCGGCGGGCGAGCACCTAGGGTTTCCTTTTTTCACGCCGTGCGGATGACGGATTCGGTCGTCTCGGGACGACGAGGCGGCGCGGGGGCTGTCCAATTTGTCGCGCGATTCGAGAAAATGCTGGCGAACTGTGTTGCTTGGGTAGAAATTTTCGTGAGGACATACCAAGCGTCCTGTTCTAAACTATactatgatgatgatgataccGTCACAGGAGAAGAGGGGCTCAGGATGGCGGCCCTGGAGATATACCGGAGCGCCTCCATCGGCAGGGCCCTCACGGACGCGCTGGGCGAGATGGTCTCCAGCGGCAAGCTCGACCCCCTGCTCGCCCTCCAGGTCCTCCTGCACTTCGACGAGGTTCAACGCTTACTCACAGACAGACAGGTTCTAACTTCTGTTTGATGACGGGTGTTCTGACCTTGCGTGCATGGTCTTCCTGCTCTCAATTAGTCCATGGGCGCGGCGCTGGAGAATCTGGTCACCAGCACGGTCCACTTCAAGGTACGCCATCATCGCTGTTCGACACCATATGCATCTTATTTGTTATCACCTGTATGTAGGAGTGTAGGTACATGTTTTAGCAGAGTGCAGATATACCGTGTCTGTTACCTGCCTGCTACTGTGTGTAGTTGTACTGATGCAGTACTTGTGTGCTTATGAAGTAAATAACCTGGGATGTCACTCTCTCCAGATCACAATAGGACATTAGCCGTTTAGGAGCAGATTGATTTCCTTCTCTGAAAAACAAACCTGAACTTGCTTATAGTAGCCAAATTAGTTGGTTGGTTAAACCTTCTGCGGACAAAACACGGAAAAACACAATTAAGTTAATGTCTCTTTGAggatttgttttgttttttttccATTATAAATGCAACAGTTTGCTGATATTAATTGGTTAGTATCAAAGCTAATTCTCTGCAACATGATCAGCTTGCAATTATGTGGACTCTCCTGTTTCTAACTTATATTTGGACCTACatggataattattattttttttaACTTGATATAATAGTCCCGCTCCATTATTTGTGAATACTATTTGAAAATATTGCGAACTTTTGGAGAACAACAGGCTTATGTTTTCCACTGTACTGATATCATGTGCAATGACAAATTCCTTGTTACTTACTAACGTTGAATAGCTCCTTTTGCTGTATCCAAAACAGGAAATAATTCCGGAAACAACATTTATTTTTTGCATGCTTCAAACAGTTTCCCTAGTATTTCGGTCAAGATTTAGAATATCACCTTCTACAACGACTAGCATCATAAGCTCATTTCCCTATTGCAGAATGTTTCAGCTCATCTCCCTAGTTTTCTGTTGCTCAATTTCTCATCTTAACTGTAGAGATTCGACTGCGTACATGTTTTCAGTTACCTGTCAGTGTAGTGGTTCTGATGCCAATTAAGTTCCTGCACTGCTACTGATTGTACCGTGTCTTCAATTGATGCTATGACAACCCACGACTGTGGACTTATGGAACAGACTATTTGCCATTATTACTTGAGAAGCAGATTTCTGCAAAAATAAGTGAACTTATGGTAATACCTTATTGCAGATTCAGCAGTTGGTTAAACCTTCTGAATACTTGCAGAAACACTGTTGTGATATAAGATCATAAGAACACATTTTTATTGCTTAGTATCATGGATAAACTATCTGTTTGTAACCT
Coding sequences within it:
- the LOC127345955 gene encoding transcription initiation factor IIA subunit 2-like → MAALEIYRSASIGRALTDALGEMVSSGKLDPLLALQVLLHFDESMGAALENLVTSTVHFKGNLRTYRYCDSVWTFNLKDVTFRNGDISEDIGKLKIVACDSNLLKPKVPPQE